One region of Oryza glaberrima chromosome 7, OglaRS2, whole genome shotgun sequence genomic DNA includes:
- the LOC127779186 gene encoding uncharacterized protein LOC127779186, which translates to MHPYSLKSSKGAPFPPRLILVFLIAIFGFYVCYISFNQITLEYRSEENSGEVQAEIHCRKPRLPHEELRYVHFPKPESYSRGECSCNPVRFFVLVSMQRSGSGWFETLLNSHPNISSNGEIFNRVDRRENISSILQTLDKLYNLDWFTSAAKNECTAAFGLKWMLNQGFMDHHDDIASYFNKKGVSVIFLFRRNTLRRLISVLANDYDRDAKQLNGTHKSHVHSKEEAEILAKFKPVLDVSNLIPNIRNAEKYIRDCLDHFNTTRHMILYYEDIVRNRNALFQVQEFLGVPVRKLVSRQVKIHTSPLPGLVSNWDDVSNKLNGTQYAHFLDGADYVR; encoded by the exons ATG CATCCATATTCACTTAAAAGTTCCAAGGGAGCACCGTTTCCGCCACGGCTGATTCTTGTCTTCCTCATTGCAATATTTGGATTCTATGTATGCTACATCTCCTTTAACCAGATAACACTAGAGTATAGATCTGAGGAGAACAGTGGAGAAGTGCAGGCAGAAATTCATTGCCGAAAGCCTCGTCTTCCTCATGAGGAGCTGCGTTATGTGCACTTTCCGAAACCTGAGAGTTATAGCAG GGGAGAGTGTTCCTGCAATCCGGTTCGATTCTTTGTGCTTGTATCTATGCAACGATCGGGAAGTGGATGGTTTGAGACTTTGCTGAACAGCCACCCTAACATCAGCTCAAATGGTGAAATATTTAACAGGGTGGATAGAAGAGAGAATATCTCATCTATCTTACAGACACTTGACAAATTGTATAATTTGGATTGGTTCACCAGTGCAGCAAAGAATGAGTGCACGGCTGCATTTGGATTAAAGTGGATGCTAAATCAG GGGTTTATGGACCATCATGATGATATAGCTAGTTATTTCAACAAGAAGGGTGTTTCCGTGATATTTCTCTTCAGGAGAAATACATTGCGCAGGCTTATCTCTGTTTTGGCTAATGACTATGACAGAGATGCGAAGCAGCTGAATGGAACCCACAAATCCCATGTACACTCAAAAGAAGAG GCTGAGATATTAGCGAAATTCAAGCCGGTGCTGGATGTGTCAAATCTGATTCCAAACATCAGAAATGCCGAGAAGTACATCAGAGATTGCTTGGACCACTTCAACACCACACGGCACATGATCCTCTACTACGAGGATATTGTCCGCAACAGAAAT GCATTGTTCCAGGTACAAGAATTCCTCGGGGTTCCGGTGAGAAAGCTGGTCAGCAGGCAGGTGAAAATTCACACTAGTCCTCTTCCAGGCCTTGTCAGCAACTGGGATGATGTGAGCAACAAACTGAATGGGACACAGTATGCTCATTTTCTTGACGGTGCAGATTATGTCAGGTGA